The Achromobacter deleyi region GCGAGTATTCGGCCACGGCGACCAGCGCGTAGCGCTTGCCCTTGTCGCCTTCCACGACCACGTTCTCGCTCCGGTCGTAGTAGGCGGCGCCGGTGATCGCCCAGCGCGGGGTGGCCTGCCAGGTCACGCCGGCGAAGTAGCCGTTGTCCTTGCGGTCCAGGGTGGCGGTGGTGGTGCCGCCCATGACGCCGTTGACCCAGCCGGTTTCGTCGCGGCCGTTGAAGTAGCCGGCGAACACCTTGGCGCCCTCGAACTGGTAGGAGGCGTTCAGGTTCCACACCCGCTGGCGCAGGTCCGAATCCGTGCCGTCGTAGGTTTGCTGGTAGGCCGCGCCTAGGCCCAGCTGGCCGACGGTGTAGCGCAGGCTGGCGCCGTACTGCTGTCCGGCCTTGTGGTCGTCCCAATCTTCGCCATTCGCCCAGGACGCCACGACGGCCAGATTGCCGAAGGTGTTGGCGTACTTGGTCATGTTGTTGGTGCGCACGCGCGACATGGCGGCGGGCAGCCAGGCGTTCTGGTCGTAGTTGCCGACGGTCAGCGGGTCGAAGTAGTCGGCCAGCAGGTCGAACATCGGGGTGTTCTGCAGACCCAGGGTGAGGATGCCGACGCCGCCGCCATCCAGGCCCACATAGGCGAGGCGGCTGAAGGCCTTGGTCGTATCGGAACCCCTGCCGTTCTGCAGGTTGATGCCGTTTTCCAGGCGGAAGAAGGCGCGGTTGCCGCCGCCCAGGTCTTCCGAGCCTCGCAGGCCCCAGCGGCTGTTGGAAATGGCGCCGTTCTCCATCGACACGCGGCTGCCGTCTTCGCCAACGCTGCCGGCGCTGGTGCTCAGGTAGCGGATGCTGACGTCGGCGATGCCGTACAGGGTGACGCTGGTCTCGGCGCAAGCGGCGCCGGCGGCCAAGCCGAGGCTCGCCGCGGCGAGAGATAAGTTGATTCGTTTCACGTGGGACTCCTCCTGGTGTAGCTGATTTTCTTGGTTGCGCCGCGCTTGTGGCCCGGCTTGTGGCGCTAGGCGGATCGTCTGGCGCCAGGCCGCTGCACCGACGCTTTGGGTAAGCGCGGGTCCGGAGCGTTGGCCTCGATGCATGAATGCGCGATGTTGGTGCTGCGCATGAACGCCAGGGGATTCTAGAAAAGTTGCGCAAGGCACAGGGCCGATTTTTTTTGGCGTTTTCCCTGGTTTACATAGTTCGAAAATCGGCGATCAGCAGAACGATCGCCGGCTGGGGTGAAAAAAACCCCGTTCCAAGAACGGGGTTTTCGTGGCTTGCGTAGCGATGCGCACCGGTTTATAGCGTCATGTGCAGCGGTAGCCAGGTGGCGATGCCGGGTACGGCGTAGAGCAGCAACACGGCCAGGATCATCAGGAAGAACATGGGCAGCGAGGCGCGCGCGATATAGGGCAGTTCCCGCCCGCTCATGCCGGACAGCACGAACAGGTTGAAGCCCACCGGCGGCGTGATCTGTGCCATTTCCACCACGAACACGATGAAGATGCCGAACCAGATAAGGTCGATGCCGGCGGCCTGCACGGTCGGCAGCAGCACGCCCATGGTCAGGACCACGATCGAAATGCCATCCAGGAAGCAGCCGAGGATGATGAAGAACACCATCAGCGCCATGATCAGCCAGAACTGCGACAGGCCCAGCCCGCCTATCCATTCCGCCAGCGCGCGCGGCAGGCCGATATAGCCCATGGCCAGCGTAAGGAACTGCGCGCCCGCCAGGATCAGCGCAATCATGCAATACAGGCGGGTGGCGCCCAGCAGCGATTGCTTGAAGGTGGACGGGTTAAGCGACCCTTGCAGCGCCGACAGGATCAGCGCGCCCACCACGCCGACCGCTGCCGCTTCCGTGGCGGTGGCGACGCCGGTGTAGATGGAACCCAGCACGGCGCCGATCAGCAGCATCACTGGAATCAGGTGGCGCGAGCGCGACAGCTTCTGCATGAATGACAGGCCGGGATCCGCCGCCGGCACCTGGCCGGGGTTGCGGATGGCCCACCAGGCGATGTAGCCGCTGAACAGCAGCGCCAGCAAGATGCCCGGCACGATGCCGGCAATGAACAGCTTGGCGATCGACACGTCCGCCGCCACGCCGTACACGATCATGATGATCGAGGGCGGAATGAGCAGGCCCAGGGTGCCGGCGCCCGACAGCGTGCCGAGGATCTTCTCCTCGGGATAGCCGCGGCGCGTCAGTTCGGGGATGGTCATCTTGCCGACCGTGGCGCAGGTGGCCGCCGACGAGCCCGATACGGCCGCGAAGATCGCGCAGCCGATCACGTTGGTGTGCAGCAGGCGCCCGGGCAGCCGGTTCAGCCAGGGCGCAAGTCCCTTG contains the following coding sequences:
- a CDS encoding porin, translating into MKRINLSLAAASLGLAAGAACAETSVTLYGIADVSIRYLSTSAGSVGEDGSRVSMENGAISNSRWGLRGSEDLGGGNRAFFRLENGINLQNGRGSDTTKAFSRLAYVGLDGGGVGILTLGLQNTPMFDLLADYFDPLTVGNYDQNAWLPAAMSRVRTNNMTKYANTFGNLAVVASWANGEDWDDHKAGQQYGASLRYTVGQLGLGAAYQQTYDGTDSDLRQRVWNLNASYQFEGAKVFAGYFNGRDETGWVNGVMGGTTTATLDRKDNGYFAGVTWQATPRWAITGAAYYDRSENVVVEGDKGKRYALVAVAEYSLSKRSQLYGTVDWNKVSDAASGEIAGKSNQVGAAVGFRHIF
- a CDS encoding TRAP transporter large permease, giving the protein MNELLVISLLVVSIFVLLGCGVWVGLTLAGTAWIGMEIFSSRPAGDAMAVTIWGASSSWTLTALPLFLWMGEILFRTRLSEDLFKGLAPWLNRLPGRLLHTNVIGCAIFAAVSGSSAATCATVGKMTIPELTRRGYPEEKILGTLSGAGTLGLLIPPSIIMIVYGVAADVSIAKLFIAGIVPGILLALLFSGYIAWWAIRNPGQVPAADPGLSFMQKLSRSRHLIPVMLLIGAVLGSIYTGVATATEAAAVGVVGALILSALQGSLNPSTFKQSLLGATRLYCMIALILAGAQFLTLAMGYIGLPRALAEWIGGLGLSQFWLIMALMVFFIILGCFLDGISIVVLTMGVLLPTVQAAGIDLIWFGIFIVFVVEMAQITPPVGFNLFVLSGMSGRELPYIARASLPMFFLMILAVLLLYAVPGIATWLPLHMTL